The following are encoded together in the Planctobacterium marinum genome:
- the ftsL gene encoding cell division protein FtsL, producing the protein MTNNFNLVTIILTDITRNLLRVLLFTAVLISALAVILSAHHNRQLLIEKEKALQERDRLDVEWRNLILEQGALTEHNRIESLVMDQLDMYRPGPEEEVVVRVK; encoded by the coding sequence ATGACGAACAACTTCAATCTGGTCACAATTATTCTCACAGACATCACTCGTAACTTGTTGCGAGTGTTGTTGTTTACGGCTGTGCTTATTAGTGCGCTAGCCGTAATCTTGAGTGCTCATCACAATCGTCAGCTGTTAATTGAAAAAGAGAAAGCACTGCAAGAACGTGACCGCCTGGACGTTGAATGGCGCAACTTGATTTTGGAGCAAGGGGCATTAACCGAACACAACCGCATTGAATCTTTGGTGATGGACCAGTTGGATATGTATCGTCCCGGTCCGGAAGAAGAAGTGGTGGTGAGGGTGAAATGA